Below is a window of Candidatus Kinetoplastibacterium oncopeltii TCC290E DNA.
TTCACGGAATGTTGTTTCTATTATACCGGCTCTTCCACCGCCATTAGCACTTGCATAAGCTAATGCCATATCGCGAGCAACACCTGACTTGTCTTGGTAAACAGCAATTAAATGAGGGACTCCACCACCATTTCTATAAGTTCCACGAACAGTATGTCCAGGTGCTTTAGGAGCAACCATTATAACATCTATATCATTACGAGGGATAACTTGACCATAATGAACATTAAAACCATGAGCAAAAGCTAATACAGCACCGTTCTTAATATTAGCATGTACAACATCATTATAAACAGAAGCTATATTTTCATCTGGAAGCAACATCATAACTATATCTGCTGATCTCACAGCATCAACTATTTCTTTAACCTGTAAACCAGCATTTAATGCTTTATTCCAAGAAGAACCATTTTTACGTAAACCAACAACTACATTAATACCTGAATCATGTAGATTTAAGGCATGTGCATGCCCTTGAGAACCATAGCCCAATATGGCTACATTCTTACCTTTCAACAATGATAGATCACAATCTTTATCATAAAAAACTTTCATAAAAAAACACTCCGTCATTTTAATAATAAATCCATCAAATATTACTTAAAAAGCTATACTTTTAGGATTCTTTCCCCACGACCTATTCCAGATAGACCAGTACGCACCGTCTCTAAAATAGCACTACGATCTAAACTATCTATAAAAGCTTGTATTTTACCCTGTGTGCCAGTTAGCTCAATTGTATATGATTTGTAAGTGACATCGATAATGTGACCACGAAAAATATCAATCATTCTTTTTATTTCTTCACGCTCTTTACCAACTGCACGCACTTTTATGAGAAGCAACTCCCTTTCAATATGAGCTCCATCCTTAAAATCAACTACCTTAACAACATCTACCAATCTGTTCAAGTGTTTAGTTATCTGCTCGATGATATCATCAGAACCAATGGTAACAACAGTCAAACGTGATAGTGTAGAATCCTCAGTAGGAGCAACAGTAAGTGATTCAATATTGTAACCACGAGCAGAAAACAAACCAACTACACGGGATAATGCACCTGGCTCATTTTCCATAAGTACAGAAATAACATGTTTCATATACAATCATCCTCTATAAATCTTCAGGACCAAGCAGCATTTCAGTTAACCCACGTCCAGCTTTTACCATAGGCCAAACATTTTCTGTGCGATCAGTAATAAAATCCATAAATACTAAACGATCTTTATGCTTAGTAAAAGCTTCTCTCAATACAGGCTCAATATCAGATGGTTTTTCAATACGAACACCTACATGACCGTAAGATTCAGCAAGCTTAACAAAATCTGGCAAAGACTCCATATAAGATTGAGAATACCTAGATCCATAATCAATTTCTTGCCACTGGCGAACCATCCCGAGAAAACGATTATTAAGACAAATTATTTTTGGAGTTAAATTATACTGTAAGCAAGTAGATAACTCTTGTATATTCATTTGAATAGATGCCTCTCCAGTCACAACAGCTATATCGACATTAGGATTAGCCTTTTGAACA
It encodes the following:
- the ilvC gene encoding ketol-acid reductoisomerase gives rise to the protein MKVFYDKDCDLSLLKGKNVAILGYGSQGHAHALNLHDSGINVVVGLRKNGSSWNKALNAGLQVKEIVDAVRSADIVMMLLPDENIASVYNDVVHANIKNGAVLAFAHGFNVHYGQVIPRNDIDVIMVAPKAPGHTVRGTYRNGGGVPHLIAVYQDKSGVARDMALAYASANGGGRAGIIETTFREETETDLFGEQAVLCGGTVELIKAGFSTLVEAGYAPEMAYFECLHELKLIVDLIYEGGIANMNYSVSNNAEFGEYEIGPKVVTDDTREAMRQCLIDIQTGEYAKKFILENQAGAPTLISRRRINSESQIEQVGAKLRSMMPWITANKLVDKTKN
- the ilvN gene encoding acetolactate synthase small subunit, encoding MKHVISVLMENEPGALSRVVGLFSARGYNIESLTVAPTEDSTLSRLTVVTIGSDDIIEQITKHLNRLVDVVKVVDFKDGAHIERELLLIKVRAVGKEREEIKRMIDIFRGHIIDVTYKSYTIELTGTQGKIQAFIDSLDRSAILETVRTGLSGIGRGERILKV